A single region of the Legionella oakridgensis ATCC 33761 = DSM 21215 genome encodes:
- the cmpA gene encoding C-OmpA-like family protein CmpA encodes MSVGISTGRMAWVGLFALTLTSCFHPPYNNFQEDKRTLRYSTFGGGFGAMVGAIAGGVAGSVAAGAVVGGVSGSFIGYQKNLRPAIIKELQKQDIQYVQYGDTITLIVPTDNYYLFNSPVLNELSYPGLMNIVRLLKFYPCTPVYVAAFTDNVGSRRHKKMLSQAQAETMLTFLWAHNIDAHRLRAEGYSDKHPIGDNRWIHGSAYNRRIEIQWLNTPGQPSTPPMAYLGMTK; translated from the coding sequence ATGTCGGTTGGGATATCTACTGGGCGCATGGCGTGGGTCGGGTTGTTTGCTTTGACATTAACCAGCTGTTTTCATCCTCCTTATAATAATTTTCAAGAAGATAAACGCACCCTGAGATATTCGACCTTTGGCGGCGGTTTTGGTGCAATGGTAGGCGCTATTGCGGGCGGGGTTGCAGGAAGCGTAGCAGCCGGGGCGGTAGTTGGCGGGGTAAGTGGTTCCTTTATTGGCTATCAAAAAAACTTAAGGCCTGCCATTATTAAAGAACTACAAAAACAAGACATTCAATATGTACAATATGGGGATACCATTACCTTAATTGTACCAACCGATAATTATTATTTGTTTAATAGCCCAGTTCTCAATGAATTAAGCTATCCAGGACTGATGAATATCGTTCGTCTTCTTAAATTTTATCCATGTACTCCTGTGTATGTTGCGGCATTCACCGATAACGTTGGCTCGCGTCGTCATAAAAAAATGCTGTCGCAGGCTCAAGCCGAAACGATGTTAACTTTCCTATGGGCGCATAATATCGATGCGCATCGACTCCGTGCAGAAGGCTATAGTGATAAGCATCCAATAGGCGACAATCGATGGATTCATGGCAGCGCTTATAATCGCCGCATTGAAATACAATGGCTAAATACCCCAGGTCAACCTTCAACACCACCCATGGCTTATCTAGGCATGACCAAGTAA
- a CDS encoding outer membrane protein: MIGITTMQPLKLFNLRVTLFLLSSFTSLSFAATNWAPYINIDAGIASEKISDVTFQNPRAPQLAQQSNYSAIAAGSIALGSSVLPMQLPVRLELRGLFQGQSGFNREYYFPSLAVIGIQKLRIQSNALLVQGYYDIPLQSVTPFITLGVGAVWNKTTATQYAPEIPGWTYNFVGTTTSNLAWAGGVGLSKSLTDKLSLTTNLQYVSLGKFDTGVLPKTGDEHIFGKVRAIELLVGVRYLL, from the coding sequence ATGATAGGAATTACGACGATGCAACCCTTAAAATTATTTAATTTAAGAGTGACTCTATTTTTATTATCCAGCTTCACAAGCCTAAGTTTTGCTGCTACCAATTGGGCACCTTATATTAACATCGACGCCGGCATTGCTTCCGAAAAAATCAGCGATGTCACGTTTCAAAATCCCCGAGCTCCGCAATTGGCTCAACAAAGTAATTACTCTGCAATTGCCGCAGGTTCAATCGCTTTAGGCAGCAGTGTCTTACCGATGCAATTACCTGTACGCCTAGAACTTAGAGGGCTCTTTCAGGGTCAAAGTGGCTTTAATCGGGAATATTATTTCCCTTCACTCGCTGTGATAGGCATACAAAAGTTACGTATTCAATCCAACGCATTGCTTGTACAAGGATATTATGACATTCCCTTGCAAAGCGTTACTCCCTTTATTACCTTGGGAGTTGGCGCAGTCTGGAATAAAACCACCGCCACTCAATATGCTCCGGAAATACCTGGATGGACATACAATTTTGTTGGCACAACCACATCCAATCTTGCCTGGGCAGGCGGCGTAGGCTTATCAAAATCACTCACGGATAAGTTATCCTTAACCACCAATCTGCAATATGTTTCTTTAGGAAAATTTGATACAGGCGTATTACCCAAAACAGGAGATGAACATATTTTCGGTAAAGTTCGTGCTATCGAACTACTGGTGGGAGTACGATATCTCCTATAG
- a CDS encoding amino acid permease: MRSRFVGGILLIVGTSIGGGMLALPVANAATGFWQSSLFLLLCWIIMTLGAFFILEVNLYLPPGKNMVSMAAATLGKPGLLVAWLSYLFLLYTLLSAYISGGADVLGGLLRLISVHASEWQLSIVFTVLFGVIVYGGIRQVDLLNRVLMFAKLGAYFILIVLISPYTNVHHFQDGNVQYITGTIMILITSYGFAIIVPNLREYFNDNVHSLKRVVLIGSLIPLLCYIAWDAVIMGTLPANGDDGLISLMHDEHTTSSLAIMLSNAVNNSTISSLFNFFTSICMLTAFLGVSLCLISFLGDGLNLSAKGKEGLGLFLLTFLPPLILVIYYPGAYIHALNYAGFFCVILLLLLPALMSYFGRKHFSPAFIVPGGRASQMLVIISSLLLLFLAI, translated from the coding sequence ATGCGTTCTAGATTTGTTGGTGGAATTCTTCTTATCGTTGGTACCTCCATAGGCGGTGGTATGCTTGCCTTGCCCGTTGCCAATGCAGCAACAGGTTTTTGGCAATCTTCGCTTTTCTTGCTGTTGTGCTGGATAATCATGACACTAGGTGCTTTTTTCATTTTGGAAGTTAATCTGTATCTTCCTCCAGGTAAAAACATGGTTTCAATGGCAGCAGCAACCCTTGGCAAGCCAGGATTACTTGTCGCCTGGCTGAGTTATCTTTTTTTGCTCTATACTTTGCTTTCTGCTTATATTTCAGGAGGAGCAGATGTACTGGGCGGATTACTGCGGCTAATCAGCGTTCATGCCAGTGAATGGCAGCTATCCATTGTATTTACAGTGCTTTTTGGTGTTATCGTGTATGGCGGGATTCGTCAGGTTGATTTGCTCAATCGTGTCCTCATGTTTGCCAAGCTAGGAGCTTATTTCATTCTCATCGTTCTAATCTCGCCTTATACGAACGTGCATCATTTTCAAGATGGAAATGTCCAGTACATCACAGGAACCATCATGATTCTAATTACATCCTATGGCTTTGCCATCATTGTTCCCAATCTTCGTGAATATTTTAATGACAATGTTCACTCTTTAAAAAGAGTGGTTTTGATTGGCTCTCTTATTCCATTGCTTTGTTATATCGCTTGGGATGCCGTTATTATGGGCACTCTTCCCGCCAATGGAGATGACGGTTTAATATCATTGATGCACGATGAACATACGACCAGCTCACTGGCAATCATGCTTTCCAATGCAGTAAATAACAGCACCATCAGTTCTTTATTTAATTTTTTCACCTCCATTTGTATGTTGACTGCCTTTCTGGGAGTCTCCTTATGTCTTATCAGTTTTTTGGGAGACGGTCTTAACCTTTCTGCAAAAGGAAAAGAAGGGTTAGGCTTGTTTTTATTAACCTTTCTGCCGCCATTGATTTTGGTTATTTATTACCCAGGCGCCTACATTCACGCTTTAAATTATGCGGGATTTTTCTGCGTAATACTCTTATTACTACTGCCTGCATTAATGTCTTATTTCGGCAGAAAGCATTTTTCTCCAGCCTTCATTGTCCCGGGTGGACGAGCGAGTCAAATGCTGGTGATTATCAGTTCTCTGCTTCTACTTTTTTTAGCAATATAG
- a CDS encoding amino acid permease yields MLNSKLIGGILLIVGTSIGGGMLALPVSTAAAGISNSIFFLIACWLIMTAGALLILEVNLRLPAGSNMVSMARSTLGLPGQVIAWITYLFLLYTLLAAYISGGSDVFSSLLHKMHIDLPNWLTALSFTLLFSLVIYSGIRAVDYVNRGLMFGKLGIYLLLVLIISPHIEVPTWRGGSLPAITGSLMILITSFGFASIVPSLREYFKDDIPALRKVIVFGSLIPLVCYIVWEAVIMGVVHRDGSNGLLALMNSEHATSGLTEALSDAVQSQLITRFFEFFTSICMITAFLGVSLGLFDFLADGLKLKKAGKQGQLTLALTFLPPLVIVMFNPGIYLKALGYAGICCVILLLLLPSVMAWRGRNACTQDSMVIVPGGRFSLALIGFIATILLFIAWRLG; encoded by the coding sequence GTGCTCAACTCTAAGCTCATAGGTGGTATATTACTCATTGTTGGAACCTCCATTGGTGGCGGAATGCTGGCACTTCCCGTTTCTACTGCCGCTGCAGGCATTAGCAATTCCATTTTCTTTTTAATTGCCTGTTGGCTCATTATGACCGCGGGTGCATTATTAATTCTTGAAGTTAATTTGCGCCTTCCAGCAGGCAGTAATATGGTGTCGATGGCACGCTCAACGCTCGGATTACCAGGACAAGTCATCGCCTGGATAACGTATCTTTTCCTACTTTATACTTTACTTGCTGCCTACATTTCCGGAGGCAGCGATGTATTTAGCAGTCTTTTGCACAAAATGCACATCGACTTGCCAAATTGGCTAACCGCCCTAAGCTTTACTCTACTCTTTAGTCTAGTTATTTACAGCGGCATCCGAGCAGTAGATTACGTTAATCGTGGCTTAATGTTTGGCAAATTAGGGATTTATTTATTGCTTGTATTGATTATTAGTCCACATATTGAGGTACCGACCTGGCGCGGCGGTTCACTGCCAGCCATCACAGGCAGTCTTATGATTTTAATCACCTCATTTGGCTTTGCTTCTATTGTTCCCAGCTTGCGCGAATATTTCAAAGACGATATTCCAGCGTTACGCAAAGTTATTGTATTTGGCTCGCTTATTCCATTGGTTTGTTACATCGTGTGGGAAGCAGTCATTATGGGAGTTGTGCATCGCGACGGTAGCAATGGCTTACTGGCACTTATGAATAGTGAGCATGCCACCAGCGGTTTAACAGAGGCCTTAAGTGACGCGGTACAAAGTCAATTAATTACTCGATTTTTCGAGTTTTTTACATCAATTTGCATGATTACTGCCTTTCTAGGTGTTTCTTTGGGTTTATTTGATTTTCTTGCAGATGGTTTAAAACTTAAAAAGGCAGGCAAACAAGGACAACTGACTTTGGCATTAACGTTTCTGCCTCCTTTAGTGATTGTCATGTTTAATCCAGGTATTTATCTAAAAGCACTAGGTTATGCAGGCATTTGCTGCGTCATCTTATTACTCCTGCTGCCATCAGTCATGGCTTGGCGAGGACGTAATGCATGTACCCAAGATTCCATGGTCATCGTACCAGGGGGACGATTTAGCCTGGCGCTCATTGGCTTCATTGCCACTATTTTATTATTTATAGCATGGCGTCTGGGTTAG
- a CDS encoding Dam family site-specific DNA-(adenine-N6)-methyltransferase gives MIKIRPFLKWAGNKYRCLDNILNSLPTANRLIEPFAGSAAVFINSDYPRYLLAEENKDLIALFSCLQTEGHSFISFCEQYFCHTNNCAGRYYDFRDQFNQCTEARQRAALFLYLNRHGYNGLCRYNQKGIYNVPFGRYQKPYFPKAEMEYFHQKSQKAKFIHSDFRDTFAHATPGDLIYCDPPYAPRLQNSNFTSYTDKKFGEQEQIILAELAMESAARGITVIISNHDTDFTRHYYRFGDIKSFAVTRSISCQIHRRLSVNELLVIFR, from the coding sequence ATGATAAAAATAAGACCGTTTTTAAAATGGGCAGGCAATAAGTATCGCTGTCTTGATAATATTTTAAACTCCTTACCAACCGCAAATCGTTTGATCGAACCCTTTGCCGGTTCTGCGGCTGTATTTATTAATTCGGATTATCCTCGCTATTTACTGGCCGAAGAAAATAAAGATTTGATTGCCCTGTTCTCCTGCCTGCAAACGGAAGGACACTCCTTCATTTCTTTCTGTGAACAATATTTCTGCCATACCAATAATTGTGCCGGACGCTATTATGATTTTCGTGATCAATTCAATCAATGCACTGAGGCAAGGCAAAGAGCTGCTTTGTTTTTATATTTAAACCGGCACGGGTACAATGGATTATGCCGTTATAATCAAAAAGGCATTTATAATGTCCCTTTTGGCCGCTATCAGAAGCCTTATTTCCCTAAAGCCGAAATGGAATACTTTCATCAGAAAAGTCAAAAAGCCAAATTTATCCACAGCGATTTTCGAGATACGTTTGCTCATGCCACACCAGGTGATTTGATTTATTGTGATCCTCCCTATGCTCCACGCTTACAAAATAGTAACTTTACGTCTTATACGGATAAGAAATTTGGAGAACAGGAACAAATCATTCTTGCTGAATTAGCCATGGAAAGTGCCGCCAGAGGCATCACCGTTATTATTTCCAATCATGATACGGATTTTACTCGTCATTATTATCGTTTTGGAGACATTAAATCGTTTGCCGTCACTCGTTCCATCAGTTGCCAGATCCACCGTCGTTTGTCAGTCAACGAATTGCTTGTCATTTTTCGTTAA
- a CDS encoding MFS transporter, with amino-acid sequence MFEGSLTKRKQIYFGSLVCAIGAVFYCYEFVLRIIPGALQSELSAVFGHISASTFGQLSAFYYFAYSPMQLPVGMLMDRFGPRRLLTFACLCCTIGSFMFMCFSSMLIAGCGRFLVGFGSSFAFVGVLSLAMYWLPQRYFSLVAGLITTLGMLGLVYGEVKITELALTMGLRPVLFLMVVFGALLSLLIFLIVRDGPGGHHVKMQPLTEFFQNVWRVLTSSEVWLIGFVGACLYTSLSVFGELWGKTYLEQAHHLTKVEAARTISVMFLGWAVGAPVAGYFSDLTGRRVLPLVIGAILSLICISLVLYAPGLSYWSLNVLLFFYGVFSATEIIVFVMAKENSGAQLSGTVFAVTNMIVTLGGVIFQPLVGKLLDTFGDGGIVAGEHIYTMVDYQLALSVLPLSLLMVMVVAFFLKDFRTITN; translated from the coding sequence ATGTTTGAAGGTAGTTTGACAAAACGGAAACAAATTTATTTTGGCTCACTGGTTTGTGCTATAGGCGCGGTGTTTTACTGTTATGAATTCGTATTAAGAATTATTCCTGGAGCATTGCAAAGTGAGTTGAGTGCAGTATTTGGCCATATTTCTGCTTCAACGTTCGGTCAGTTGTCTGCGTTTTATTATTTTGCATATTCTCCGATGCAATTACCGGTTGGTATGTTGATGGATCGTTTCGGGCCCCGGCGGTTATTAACATTTGCTTGTTTATGTTGCACCATCGGCTCCTTCATGTTTATGTGTTTTTCCTCCATGCTCATTGCCGGATGCGGTCGTTTTTTAGTCGGTTTTGGCTCTTCTTTTGCTTTTGTCGGGGTATTATCGTTGGCCATGTATTGGCTGCCTCAGCGATACTTTTCATTAGTAGCAGGGTTAATTACTACACTAGGTATGTTAGGGTTGGTGTATGGGGAAGTAAAAATCACGGAACTGGCATTGACCATGGGACTGCGACCGGTATTGTTTTTGATGGTTGTGTTTGGTGCTTTGCTTTCTCTGTTAATTTTTCTAATCGTTCGGGATGGACCCGGAGGCCATCATGTAAAAATGCAGCCATTAACAGAATTTTTTCAGAATGTTTGGCGCGTGCTCACGTCCTCTGAGGTTTGGTTGATAGGTTTTGTGGGGGCGTGCCTTTATACCTCATTATCTGTATTTGGCGAATTATGGGGTAAAACTTATCTGGAACAGGCGCATCATTTGACAAAAGTTGAAGCGGCAAGAACCATTTCTGTCATGTTTCTTGGCTGGGCTGTGGGAGCGCCGGTGGCGGGATATTTTTCTGATTTAACGGGTCGCCGCGTACTGCCGCTTGTCATAGGTGCTATCCTATCGTTGATATGCATCAGTTTGGTGTTGTATGCTCCCGGGCTTTCCTACTGGTCCTTAAATGTATTGTTGTTTTTCTATGGCGTATTCAGTGCAACTGAGATTATTGTGTTTGTGATGGCTAAAGAAAATAGTGGCGCACAATTATCGGGTACTGTCTTTGCGGTAACGAACATGATTGTTACGTTAGGCGGGGTTATTTTCCAGCCATTAGTTGGTAAGTTATTGGATACGTTTGGTGATGGCGGTATAGTGGCTGGTGAGCATATCTATACCATGGTTGATTATCAGTTAGCCTTATCGGTTCTTCCTCTTTCTTTGCTGATGGTAATGGTCGTTGCATTTTTCTTAAAAGACTTTAGAACCATCACAAATTAG
- a CDS encoding MFS transporter has protein sequence MSIKNDKRYRLIAWLICSLGAIYYAYEYFLRISPSVMEPQLRNHFDLSASGFGFLSAFYYYAYVPMQLPVGVLMDRFGPRRLLTLACMICVIGTFLFAGTTVFSVAALGRFLVGLGSAFAFVGVLKLATIWLPEDKLAMVAGIATALGTIGAMIGDNLLGHMVFWLGWQSTVNFTAIFGVGLTIVLWFGIKDQKRYQRQKGTIDSFKKNMIDLGIIARNKQIWINGLYGCLVYLPTTVFAELWGIPYLIHAHGISEAGAHFANSLLFLGFTIGAPLMGFISDHFKRRKLPMMLGASSAAVVMMMILYMPGLNQISLNALMVLLGLLYSAQAIVFAVGRELSPKEAAGTAIAMTNMIVMIGAMFLQPLVGRLLDWSARSHATTLSIQDIPLDKMQQFYTADDYQFAMSIIPLGILLAAILTLFLRETYAHADSNV, from the coding sequence TTGTCTATAAAAAATGATAAAAGATATCGCTTGATTGCATGGTTAATTTGCAGTTTGGGTGCAATCTATTATGCGTATGAATATTTTTTGCGTATCTCTCCTAGTGTCATGGAGCCACAATTACGCAATCATTTTGATTTATCTGCCAGCGGTTTTGGTTTTTTATCGGCTTTTTATTACTATGCATATGTTCCCATGCAACTTCCCGTTGGTGTTTTGATGGATCGATTCGGTCCCCGACGTCTGTTGACTTTGGCTTGTATGATTTGTGTGATTGGGACCTTTTTATTTGCAGGTACGACAGTATTTTCCGTGGCTGCTTTGGGACGTTTTCTGGTGGGGTTAGGATCTGCTTTTGCCTTTGTTGGTGTTTTAAAGCTGGCAACGATATGGTTACCAGAAGATAAACTGGCGATGGTAGCAGGAATCGCTACTGCCTTAGGGACTATTGGTGCCATGATCGGCGATAATTTATTGGGTCATATGGTGTTCTGGCTGGGTTGGCAATCGACGGTTAATTTCACTGCTATTTTCGGGGTTGGACTGACAATAGTATTATGGTTTGGTATTAAGGACCAAAAGCGCTATCAACGACAAAAAGGAACCATAGATAGCTTTAAGAAAAATATGATTGATTTGGGAATCATTGCTCGCAATAAGCAAATATGGATCAATGGCCTGTATGGTTGTTTGGTTTATTTGCCTACCACGGTCTTTGCCGAATTATGGGGTATTCCTTATTTAATACATGCTCACGGAATTTCAGAGGCTGGTGCTCATTTTGCAAACTCTTTATTATTTCTTGGTTTTACCATTGGTGCTCCACTGATGGGATTTATTTCAGACCACTTTAAAAGGCGAAAACTTCCAATGATGCTTGGGGCAAGCAGTGCAGCCGTGGTCATGATGATGATTTTGTATATGCCTGGTTTAAATCAAATCAGTTTAAATGCATTAATGGTTCTTTTAGGATTGCTCTACAGTGCACAAGCGATTGTTTTTGCAGTTGGCCGTGAGTTAAGCCCTAAAGAAGCCGCTGGAACAGCCATTGCAATGACCAATATGATTGTGATGATTGGCGCCATGTTTTTGCAACCATTAGTTGGTCGGCTATTGGATTGGAGTGCACGTTCGCATGCAACAACCTTGTCCATTCAAGATATTCCATTAGATAAAATGCAGCAATTTTATACCGCGGATGATTATCAATTTGCAATGTCCATTATTCCTCTTGGTATTTTGCTGGCAGCCATCTTAACGCTCTTTTTAAGAGAAACCTATGCTCATGCTGACTCAAATGTTTGA